One region of Pedococcus aerophilus genomic DNA includes:
- a CDS encoding septum formation initiator family protein: MAGTGHGTSGSGTPPRRPAAPRSGGTARSSSRGTSARPGAGPGRSRATASGAVRKAASAQVATERKASRTVLRGVVLATILVLLAVTLVPTLRSYLRQQGEIDALNEGVGQQRAQVAELQKEQARWDDEAYVMQQARERLKFVKVGEKSYTVIDGKPSAKALPGVAKAPAASSDHPWYGQLWESVRVADSGPAATSGSATPGK; this comes from the coding sequence ATGGCAGGAACGGGACACGGGACGAGCGGGTCGGGCACACCGCCCCGCCGTCCTGCCGCGCCCCGCTCGGGAGGTACGGCGCGCAGCAGCTCGCGCGGTACCTCCGCCCGACCGGGGGCGGGGCCCGGGCGCTCACGCGCCACGGCGTCCGGCGCGGTCCGCAAGGCGGCGTCCGCGCAGGTCGCCACCGAGCGCAAGGCGTCGCGCACGGTGCTGCGCGGGGTCGTCCTCGCGACGATCCTCGTGCTGCTCGCCGTGACGCTCGTGCCCACGCTGCGGTCCTACCTGCGCCAGCAGGGGGAGATCGACGCGCTCAACGAGGGAGTCGGCCAGCAGCGCGCCCAGGTCGCCGAGCTCCAGAAGGAGCAGGCCCGCTGGGACGACGAGGCCTACGTCATGCAGCAGGCCCGCGAACGCCTCAAGTTCGTCAAGGTCGGCGAGAAGTCCTACACCGTGATCGACGGCAAGCCGTCGGCGAAGGCCCTGCCCGGGGTGGCCAAGGCGCCTGCGGCCTCGAGCGACCACCCGTGGTACGGCCAGCTCTGGGAGTCGGTCCGCGTGGCCGACTCCGGCCCGGCGGCGACGTCCGGCTCTGCGACCCCCGGCAAGTGA
- a CDS encoding pseudouridine-5'-phosphate glycosidase, which translates to MTTPHHSLRLNAEVADALAAGRPVVALESTIISHGMPYPRNVAMAVEVEQIIRDGGATPATIAVLDGVPRIGLDRDELETLATHPDVAKVSLRDLPHVIARRAHGATTVAATMRLAALAGIRVFVTGGLGGVHRGAEHSFDISADLTELGQTDVAVVSAGVKSILDIGLTLETLETLGVPVVVRGSDEFPSFYSRSSGHRAPLRADSADEIAAMMAAKWDLGLAGAIAVANPVPADDEIPAAEIGVLIDQALAECDERGIHGKDITPFLLGRIVELSDGRSLDTNIALVRDNARLGAAIAVAHQRLT; encoded by the coding sequence ATGACCACGCCCCACCACTCACTGCGCCTCAATGCCGAGGTCGCCGACGCGCTCGCGGCGGGCCGGCCGGTCGTGGCCCTGGAGAGCACGATCATCAGCCACGGCATGCCCTACCCGCGCAACGTCGCCATGGCCGTGGAGGTCGAGCAGATCATCCGCGACGGCGGCGCGACCCCGGCCACCATCGCGGTGCTCGACGGTGTGCCGCGCATCGGCCTGGACCGCGACGAGCTCGAGACCCTCGCCACCCACCCCGACGTCGCCAAGGTCAGCCTGCGCGACCTCCCGCACGTCATCGCCCGCCGCGCGCACGGCGCGACGACCGTCGCGGCCACGATGCGCCTCGCGGCCCTCGCCGGGATCCGGGTGTTCGTCACCGGCGGACTGGGTGGGGTCCACCGCGGCGCCGAGCACAGCTTCGACATCTCGGCCGACCTCACCGAGCTCGGCCAGACCGACGTCGCCGTCGTCAGCGCCGGCGTGAAGTCGATCCTCGACATCGGCCTCACCCTCGAGACGCTCGAGACCCTCGGCGTACCGGTCGTCGTCCGCGGCAGCGACGAGTTCCCGTCGTTCTACTCCCGCTCCAGCGGCCACCGCGCCCCGCTGCGGGCCGACTCCGCCGACGAGATCGCTGCGATGATGGCCGCCAAGTGGGACCTGGGCCTGGCCGGAGCGATCGCCGTCGCCAACCCCGTGCCCGCCGACGACGAGATCCCCGCGGCCGAGATCGGGGTGCTCATCGACCAGGCGCTCGCCGAGTGCGACGAACGCGGCATCCACGGCAAGGACATCACGCCGTTCCTGCTCGGCCGCATCGTCGAGCTCTCCGACGGCCGCTCGCTGGACACCAACATCGCGCTCGTCCGCGACAACGCCCGCCTCGGTGCCGCGATCGCCGTCGCCCACCAGCGGCTCACCTGA
- a CDS encoding Ppx/GppA phosphatase family protein, with product MTRVGAVDCGTNSIRLLVADIDPHTGALTDVLRRMEVVRLGYGVDRTGQIDPEAMRRTLAMASEYAGQCRELGAEQVRFVATSASRDASNADEFVTGVREAFAHYGTTPEVVSGDEEAGLSFRGATGDLRAAGIPGPYLVVDLGGGSTELVRGLDTVESGRSVDVGCVRMTERHLRSDPPTAAEVAAAVADVEAAIELARERVELDGVQTLVGLAGSVTTVTAHALGLTSYQPERIHLAELSSEAVLRACEELLEMTRDERAALGFMHPGRVDVIGAGALVWREVVQRMADLGVDRVVTSEHDILDGIALSVADAVESGRNRT from the coding sequence GTGACGCGCGTCGGGGCCGTCGACTGCGGCACCAACTCGATCCGGCTGCTCGTCGCCGACATCGACCCCCACACCGGTGCGCTCACCGACGTGCTGCGCCGGATGGAGGTCGTGCGCCTCGGGTACGGCGTGGACCGGACCGGGCAGATCGACCCCGAGGCCATGCGCCGGACCCTCGCGATGGCGTCGGAGTACGCCGGGCAGTGCCGAGAGCTCGGTGCCGAGCAGGTCCGCTTCGTGGCGACCTCGGCCTCCCGCGACGCCTCGAACGCCGACGAGTTCGTCACCGGCGTCCGCGAGGCCTTCGCCCACTACGGCACCACCCCCGAGGTCGTCTCCGGCGACGAGGAGGCCGGGTTGTCGTTCCGCGGGGCCACCGGTGACCTGCGCGCTGCCGGCATCCCCGGGCCCTACCTCGTCGTGGACCTTGGCGGCGGCTCGACCGAGCTGGTCCGCGGCCTCGACACGGTCGAGTCGGGCCGGTCGGTCGACGTCGGCTGCGTCCGGATGACCGAGCGCCACCTGCGCTCCGACCCACCGACGGCGGCCGAGGTCGCCGCCGCGGTGGCCGACGTCGAAGCGGCGATCGAGCTCGCCCGCGAGCGCGTCGAGCTCGACGGGGTGCAGACCCTCGTCGGCCTCGCCGGCAGCGTGACCACCGTGACCGCGCACGCGCTGGGCCTGACGAGCTACCAGCCCGAGCGCATCCACCTCGCCGAGCTCTCCAGCGAAGCCGTCCTGCGGGCCTGCGAGGAGCTGCTGGAGATGACGCGGGACGAGCGGGCGGCGCTCGGCTTCATGCACCCGGGTCGCGTCGACGTCATCGGTGCCGGTGCCCTGGTCTGGCGCGAGGTCGTCCAGCGGATGGCCGACCTCGGTGTCGACCGCGTGGTGACCTCGGAGCACGACATCCTCGACGGCATCGCCCTGTCGGTCGCCGACGCCGTCGAGTCCGGTCGAAACCGGACGTAA
- a CDS encoding DUF501 domain-containing protein: protein MPPDVPQAQPPTQADIAAVDVQLGRVPRGVVAVAHRCPCGRPDVLTTEPRLPGGTPFPTTFYATCPKLTGAISTLESQGVMKEMTDRLAADEDLAARYAAAHEDYLRRRYELGRVEEIEGISAGGMPTRVKCLHVLAAHSLAAGPGVNPLGDETLALLGDWWSNGSCVPDGTSA from the coding sequence CTGCCCCCCGACGTGCCCCAGGCCCAGCCACCCACGCAGGCCGACATCGCCGCCGTCGACGTCCAGCTCGGCCGGGTGCCGCGCGGTGTCGTCGCAGTGGCCCACCGCTGCCCCTGCGGCCGGCCCGACGTGCTCACCACCGAGCCGCGGCTGCCGGGCGGGACACCGTTCCCGACGACGTTCTACGCGACCTGCCCCAAGCTCACCGGAGCCATCTCGACCCTGGAGAGCCAGGGCGTGATGAAGGAGATGACCGACCGCCTCGCCGCGGACGAGGACCTCGCGGCCCGGTATGCCGCCGCGCACGAGGACTACCTGCGGCGCCGGTACGAGCTCGGCCGGGTCGAGGAGATCGAGGGCATCTCCGCGGGCGGCATGCCCACCCGCGTGAAGTGCCTGCACGTCCTCGCGGCGCACTCCCTCGCCGCGGGTCCCGGCGTGAACCCCCTCGGTGACGAGACGCTCGCACTGCTCGGCGACTGGTGGTCGAACGGCTCGTGCGTGCCGGACGGCACGTCCGCGTGA
- a CDS encoding PfkB family carbohydrate kinase yields the protein MSLTQRERDIVELLRAQPMLDAAGIAERLGATKAAVSVHLSNLTKKGEILGRGYVVRSEAQSVVVVGGANMDVKAHSAEPAQLHTSNPGAAVTTPGGVGRNIAENLARLGSPTHLVAPVGRDAFGEQVLAMTRAAGVAVDHMIVTEGSTGTYLAVMDATGELLVAVSNMAMTDRLTVRQLGAARDLITHADLLVVDGNVPQAPAAWLLDFAAAVQVPVVIDPVSVAKARHLVTMLSPQRPLLALTPNLDELAALVGAPVAQTRAAISRAARIVHGLGVQHVWVRRGTRGSLLSSLGDDGRVTVTLLPAPAVKVVDVTGAGDSMTAAFVHAILRGDSPADAARFGQMAAGLTVSSSETVRPDLTPRLVDAELAKAAAASTASATATRTAVPTTSRSTTPSTHRRPTKESR from the coding sequence ATGAGCCTCACCCAGCGTGAACGGGACATCGTCGAGCTGCTGCGCGCGCAGCCGATGCTGGACGCCGCGGGGATCGCCGAGCGGCTCGGTGCCACCAAGGCTGCCGTCTCCGTGCACCTGTCGAACCTCACGAAGAAGGGCGAGATCCTCGGTCGCGGGTACGTCGTGCGGTCCGAGGCGCAGTCCGTGGTGGTCGTCGGCGGCGCCAACATGGACGTCAAGGCGCACTCGGCCGAGCCGGCGCAGCTGCACACCTCCAACCCCGGGGCAGCGGTCACGACACCGGGCGGGGTGGGACGCAACATCGCAGAGAACCTCGCCCGGCTCGGCAGCCCGACGCACCTCGTGGCACCGGTGGGGCGCGACGCCTTCGGCGAGCAGGTCCTGGCCATGACGCGTGCGGCCGGCGTCGCCGTCGACCACATGATCGTGACCGAGGGCAGCACCGGCACCTATCTGGCGGTCATGGACGCGACGGGAGAGCTGCTCGTCGCCGTGTCCAACATGGCGATGACCGACCGGCTCACCGTCCGCCAGCTCGGTGCGGCCCGCGACCTCATCACCCACGCCGACCTGCTCGTCGTCGACGGCAACGTGCCGCAGGCGCCGGCGGCGTGGCTGCTCGACTTCGCAGCCGCCGTGCAGGTGCCGGTCGTCATCGACCCGGTGAGCGTCGCCAAGGCGCGCCACCTCGTGACCATGCTCTCGCCGCAGCGTCCACTGCTCGCCCTGACCCCGAACCTCGACGAGCTCGCCGCCCTCGTCGGGGCGCCGGTCGCCCAGACCCGCGCCGCGATCTCGCGGGCGGCCCGGATCGTCCACGGGCTCGGAGTCCAGCACGTCTGGGTCCGCCGTGGCACCCGGGGCAGCCTGCTCAGCAGCCTCGGTGACGACGGCCGGGTCACTGTCACCCTGCTGCCGGCCCCGGCCGTCAAGGTCGTCGACGTCACGGGTGCCGGTGACTCGATGACCGCGGCGTTCGTGCATGCGATCCTGCGCGGCGACAGCCCCGCCGACGCCGCGCGGTTCGGCCAGATGGCGGCCGGTCTGACCGTCTCGAGCTCGGAGACGGTGCGCCCCGACCTCACCCCGCGGCTCGTCGACGCCGAGCTCGCCAAGGCCGCCGCTGCCAGCACCGCATCGGCCACCGCGACCAGGACCGCCGTGCCGACCACCTCCCGCTCGACCACACCCTCCACCCACCGCCGCCCGACCAAGGAGTCCCGATGA
- the eno gene encoding phosphopyruvate hydratase, giving the protein MATIDAVGAREILDSRGNPTVEVEVALDDGTIARAAVPSGASTGAFEASERRDGDKKRYLGKGVEQAVDAVLDDINPKLVGYEASEQRIIDQVMLDLDGTDNKGKLGANAILGVSLAVAKAAAESSGLPLFRYVGGPNAHVLPVPMMNILNGGSHADSNVDIQEFMIAPIGADSFKEALRWGTEVYHSLKSVLKEKGLATGLGDEGGFAPNLESNRAALDLILIAIEKAGYEAGTQIALALDVAASEFHNEDGTYAFEGASKTSAEMIDYYAELVDSYPLVSIEDPLDEEDWDGWKAMTDRLGDRVQIVGDDLFVTNPVRLQRGIDARTANALLVKVNQIGSLTETLDAVDLAHRNGYRCMMSHRSGETEDVTIADLAVATNCGQIKTGAPARSERVAKYNQLLRIEEELDDAARYAGVGAFPRFSAGSKA; this is encoded by the coding sequence GTGGCCACCATTGACGCAGTAGGCGCCCGCGAGATCCTCGACTCACGAGGCAACCCCACGGTCGAGGTCGAGGTGGCCCTCGACGACGGCACCATCGCCCGGGCAGCCGTTCCCTCCGGCGCCTCCACCGGCGCGTTCGAGGCCTCAGAGCGCCGCGACGGCGACAAGAAGCGCTACCTCGGCAAGGGTGTCGAGCAGGCGGTCGACGCCGTGCTCGACGACATCAACCCCAAGCTCGTCGGCTACGAGGCCAGCGAGCAGCGGATCATCGACCAGGTCATGCTCGACCTCGACGGCACCGACAACAAGGGCAAGCTCGGCGCCAACGCGATCCTCGGTGTCTCCCTGGCCGTGGCCAAGGCCGCCGCGGAGTCCTCCGGCCTCCCGCTGTTCCGCTACGTCGGCGGCCCGAACGCCCACGTCCTGCCCGTCCCGATGATGAACATCCTCAACGGTGGCAGCCACGCCGACTCCAACGTCGACATCCAGGAGTTCATGATCGCCCCCATCGGCGCCGACTCCTTCAAGGAGGCGCTGCGCTGGGGCACCGAGGTCTACCACTCGCTCAAGAGCGTGCTCAAGGAGAAGGGCCTGGCCACCGGCCTCGGCGACGAGGGTGGCTTCGCGCCGAACCTCGAGTCCAACCGCGCCGCCCTCGACCTCATCCTCATCGCCATCGAGAAGGCCGGCTACGAGGCGGGCACGCAGATCGCCCTGGCCCTCGACGTCGCGGCCAGCGAGTTCCACAACGAGGACGGCACCTACGCGTTCGAGGGTGCGTCCAAGACCTCGGCCGAGATGATCGACTACTACGCCGAGCTCGTCGACAGCTACCCGCTGGTCTCCATCGAGGACCCGCTCGACGAGGAGGACTGGGACGGCTGGAAGGCCATGACCGACCGCCTCGGCGACCGGGTGCAGATCGTCGGCGACGACCTGTTCGTCACCAACCCCGTGCGCCTCCAGCGCGGCATCGACGCCCGCACGGCCAACGCCCTGCTCGTCAAGGTCAACCAGATCGGCTCGCTCACCGAGACCCTCGACGCCGTCGACCTCGCCCACCGCAACGGCTACCGCTGCATGATGAGCCACCGTTCCGGCGAGACCGAGGACGTCACCATCGCCGACCTCGCCGTCGCCACCAACTGCGGCCAGATCAAGACCGGCGCCCCGGCCCGGTCCGAGCGCGTCGCCAAGTACAACCAGCTCCTGCGCATCGAGGAGGAGCTCGACGACGCCGCCCGCTACGCCGGGGTCGGCGCCTTCCCGCGCTTCTCGGCCGGCAGCAAGGCCTGA